The Gemella haemolysans genome includes a region encoding these proteins:
- a CDS encoding SDR family NAD(P)-dependent oxidoreductase: METGKQKILITGASSGLGRELAHQFAQKGNVELILVARRKEALEKVAKKCSAFDNVKTRVYSVDIGSQDQVEQLLSSITDIDILINGAGYGIMKDFSEFSDAEVVNMFDTNVIGTIQLTTEIAKRMRERKSGTIVTIASLAGKIATPKSSVYSATKFALIGYFNSLRLELKKDNVHVMTVNPGPVATNFFNIADEDKSYQKAMGGKTLTPKLVVTKIIKGIETKKREVNLPFKLVVGVKISQLFPRLSDRILANMFK, encoded by the coding sequence ATGGAAACTGGTAAACAAAAAATACTAATCACAGGAGCTTCAAGTGGTTTAGGTCGAGAATTAGCTCATCAATTCGCACAAAAAGGAAACGTGGAGTTGATATTAGTTGCCCGTAGAAAAGAAGCATTAGAAAAAGTTGCTAAAAAGTGTAGCGCCTTTGACAATGTAAAAACTAGAGTTTATAGCGTTGATATTGGTTCGCAGGATCAAGTAGAACAGTTACTTTCTTCTATTACAGATATCGATATTCTTATTAATGGTGCAGGATATGGTATTATGAAAGACTTTAGCGAATTTAGTGATGCTGAGGTAGTTAATATGTTTGATACAAATGTAATTGGAACTATTCAATTGACTACAGAAATAGCTAAGAGAATGAGAGAAAGAAAATCTGGAACAATAGTTACTATTGCTTCATTAGCAGGTAAAATTGCAACGCCAAAAAGTTCTGTATATTCAGCAACTAAATTTGCATTAATTGGATACTTCAATTCTTTACGTTTAGAACTTAAAAAAGATAATGTTCACGTTATGACAGTAAACCCAGGGCCTGTAGCTACAAATTTCTTTAATATAGCTGATGAAGATAAGAGTTATCAAAAAGCTATGGGTGGTAAAACATTAACACCTAAACTTGTTGTAACAAAGATAATAAAAGGAATTGAAACAAAAAAACGCGAGGTAAATTTACCGTTTAAATTAGTTGTTGGTGTTAAAATTAGTCAATTATTCCCAAGGTTAAGTGATCGAATTTTAGCAAATATGTTTAAATAA
- a CDS encoding CopY/TcrY family copper transport repressor: MDINISEAEWEVMRVVWSNKETTSKFVIDTLGEEKSWTPSTIKTLLSRLVEKGFLETRKQGNKFLYSAKCVEDECLEILTQNFLERICERRTHIIVKNIIEKDNLSKSNIDEIIELLQEKRKTAAEVITCKCLKGQCSCAAKHG; the protein is encoded by the coding sequence ATGGATATTAATATTTCAGAAGCTGAATGGGAAGTAATGCGAGTAGTCTGGAGCAATAAAGAAACTACAAGTAAATTTGTAATAGATACTCTAGGTGAAGAAAAGTCTTGGACTCCTTCAACTATTAAAACTTTACTTTCAAGGTTAGTAGAAAAAGGTTTTTTAGAAACAAGAAAACAAGGTAACAAATTTTTATATTCAGCAAAATGTGTAGAAGATGAGTGTTTAGAGATATTAACACAGAATTTTTTAGAAAGAATTTGTGAAAGAAGAACACATATAATTGTTAAGAATATAATTGAGAAAGATAATTTGAGTAAAAGTAATATTGATGAAATTATTGAATTATTACAAGAAAAGAGAAAAACTGCAGCTGAAGTTATTACCTGTAAATGTCTAAAAGGACAATGTAGTTGTGCTGCAAAACATGGTTAA
- a CDS encoding GyrI-like domain-containing protein, with amino-acid sequence MAVDFKKTLKHLYAPKTKPSIVNVDKANYIAVRGCGDPNDENSEYKKSISLLYPVAYAIKMSKKGEYKIPDYFDFVVPPLEGFWWQDGIEGVDYANKQNFKFISLIRIPDFVTKEVFDWAIKQVTEKKKEDFSSVEYFTYDEGQCVQCMHIGPYDSEPETVAKMHEYMISEGYELDINETRYHHEIYISDVRKTVPEKLKTVIRHPIKKKS; translated from the coding sequence ATGGCAGTAGATTTCAAAAAAACTCTTAAGCATTTATATGCACCTAAAACTAAACCAAGTATTGTAAATGTAGATAAGGCTAATTATATAGCTGTTAGGGGATGTGGTGATCCTAATGATGAAAATAGTGAATATAAAAAATCAATAAGTTTATTATATCCTGTAGCTTACGCGATAAAGATGAGTAAAAAGGGAGAGTATAAAATTCCTGATTACTTTGACTTTGTGGTACCGCCATTAGAAGGTTTTTGGTGGCAAGATGGAATAGAAGGTGTTGATTATGCTAATAAACAAAATTTCAAATTTATTTCATTAATAAGAATCCCAGATTTCGTTACAAAAGAAGTATTTGATTGGGCGATTAAGCAGGTGACAGAAAAGAAAAAAGAAGATTTTTCATCGGTTGAATATTTCACTTATGATGAAGGACAATGTGTGCAATGCATGCATATAGGCCCATATGATTCAGAGCCAGAAACTGTTGCTAAGATGCATGAATATATGATTTCTGAAGGTTATGAGTTAGATATAAATGAGACTAGATATCATCATGAAATTTATATTTCAGATGTGAGAAAAACAGTACCGGAGAAACTTAAAACAGTAATAAGACATCCAATTAAGAAAAAATCTTAA
- a CDS encoding class I SAM-dependent DNA methyltransferase: MYENLSIVYDKLMDVNYDAYRNIINQELEDRRNLLVLDLGCGSGTMLPTLKKYGEVFAVDNSEQMLAIASEKVPGCNYFAMDLLEILSLNIEFDFVLSAFDVFNYLSDFEEFKQGLKEVYSSLKEGGKFIFDIHTPKKVVDMLEKQVFGYEDEEISYLWFTYETENSLEVESELSFFIKENNGLYRKLEQFHLQRTYEINDVLGEIQNIGFKVKDYFCDFDKNNKNYSESDRIIFILEK, encoded by the coding sequence ATGTATGAAAATTTAAGTATTGTTTATGATAAACTAATGGATGTCAACTACGATGCTTATAGAAATATTATTAATCAAGAATTAGAAGATAGAAGAAATCTTCTAGTTCTTGATTTAGGTTGCGGTAGTGGAACGATGCTACCAACACTGAAAAAATATGGAGAAGTGTTTGCAGTAGATAATAGTGAACAAATGTTAGCGATAGCGAGTGAAAAAGTTCCAGGTTGTAATTATTTTGCGATGGATCTATTAGAAATCTTATCGTTAAATATAGAATTTGATTTTGTTTTAAGTGCATTCGATGTATTTAATTATTTATCAGATTTTGAGGAATTTAAGCAAGGATTAAAAGAGGTTTATTCATCTTTAAAAGAAGGCGGAAAATTTATTTTTGATATTCATACTCCTAAAAAAGTTGTAGATATGCTAGAAAAACAAGTTTTTGGGTATGAAGATGAAGAAATTAGTTATCTATGGTTCACATATGAAACAGAAAATTCGTTAGAGGTGGAAAGTGAACTGTCATTTTTTATAAAAGAGAATAATGGATTATATAGAAAACTTGAACAGTTCCATTTACAAAGAACTTATGAAATAAATGATGTCCTTGGAGAAATTCAAAATATTGGATTTAAAGTGAAAGATTATTTCTGTGATTTTGATAAGAATAATAAAAATTACTCTGAATCAGATCGAATAATCTTTATTTTGGAGAAATAA
- the rsfS gene encoding ribosome silencing factor, whose product MEVENLLKIVVDACDDKHGYDIVAYDLTQAGVLYDYSVICHAPSNRQVEAIAQEVREQVLENGGEIHSTEGLREAKWVLMDLGDVVVNIMTRDDREYYELDSLFEKYPIKGV is encoded by the coding sequence ATGGAAGTAGAAAACTTATTAAAAATTGTTGTAGATGCATGTGACGATAAGCACGGATATGATATCGTTGCTTATGATTTAACACAAGCAGGAGTATTATATGATTATTCTGTAATCTGTCATGCACCTTCAAATAGACAAGTAGAAGCAATTGCACAAGAAGTTAGAGAACAAGTATTAGAAAATGGTGGAGAAATTCACAGCACAGAAGGTTTAAGAGAAGCTAAATGGGTTCTTATGGACTTAGGTGATGTTGTAGTTAACATTATGACACGTGATGATAGAGAATACTATGAATTAGATTCATTATTTGAAAAATACCCTATAAAAGGTGTTTAA
- the yqeK gene encoding bis(5'-nucleosyl)-tetraphosphatase (symmetrical) YqeK — MEYQEIQNRVKEILPEKRYEHTLRVVEVAKHLAEIYGASLERAALAALVHDVCKPMDEVLMKKYVILHNLDVNLLDYPVEVLHGPVASAYIEEEFGVADEEVKLAVANHTFGRKHMTLLEKIIFIADYIDPQRKHPHLAEVTEVSQYDLDEAVRLAAKYTLVYLIDNDERIYPSLLECYNYYNIKNYRVGFKEKNKDKILTDEKTITIRNKSEAHFKKGDLLEATTYEDPDTVFATLEVDLVKPVTRETLTERYAKYYGVTLDELIEKLAKRYPEDDVLYVVMFHIIKK; from the coding sequence ATGGAATATCAAGAAATTCAAAATAGAGTAAAAGAAATATTACCAGAAAAAAGATACGAACACACTTTAAGAGTTGTGGAAGTGGCGAAACATTTAGCAGAAATTTATGGGGCAAGTTTGGAAAGAGCAGCATTAGCAGCTTTAGTTCATGATGTTTGTAAACCTATGGATGAAGTATTAATGAAAAAATATGTAATTTTACATAATTTAGATGTTAATTTATTAGATTATCCTGTAGAGGTTCTTCATGGACCAGTAGCAAGTGCATATATCGAAGAAGAATTTGGTGTTGCTGATGAAGAGGTTAAGCTTGCTGTTGCAAACCATACTTTCGGTAGAAAGCACATGACGCTACTAGAAAAAATAATCTTTATCGCTGACTATATTGATCCACAAAGAAAACACCCGCATTTAGCTGAAGTGACAGAAGTATCTCAATATGATCTTGATGAAGCGGTTAGACTTGCGGCAAAATATACATTAGTTTACTTAATTGACAATGATGAAAGAATTTATCCTTCATTATTAGAATGTTATAACTACTATAATATTAAAAATTATCGTGTTGGATTTAAAGAAAAAAATAAAGACAAAATCTTAACAGATGAAAAAACAATCACTATCAGAAATAAGAGTGAAGCTCATTTCAAGAAAGGTGATTTATTAGAAGCTACAACTTATGAAGATCCAGATACAGTGTTTGCTACATTAGAAGTTGATTTAGTTAAACCTGTAACTAGAGAAACATTAACAGAGCGTTACGCTAAATATTACGGAGTTACTTTGGATGAGTTAATCGAAAAACTTGCGAAAAGATATCCAGAAGATGACGTACTATACGTAGTAATGTTCCATATTATAAAGAAATAA
- the nadD gene encoding nicotinate (nicotinamide) nucleotide adenylyltransferase has product MSIALYGGSFDPIHIGHLITAENALETYNLEKIIFIPSYITPLKGRKLEASDKNRFEMTKLSVRDNLKFEVSDYEISNEGISYSYNTVKYFSELYKNEKIYFIIGTDRAKDLKRWYNIEELSKLVTFIFVARDEEDLYEVVNGDVFYKSISYEIMRTPIIEISSSLIRDNLKNKKSIKYMITDECRSYIEELSLYGISRNSK; this is encoded by the coding sequence ATGTCAATTGCACTTTATGGAGGTAGTTTTGATCCAATACATATTGGACATTTAATTACAGCTGAAAATGCACTAGAAACTTATAATTTAGAAAAAATTATCTTTATACCATCATATATTACACCCTTAAAAGGCCGAAAATTGGAGGCTAGTGATAAGAATAGATTTGAGATGACTAAGCTGAGTGTAAGAGATAATTTAAAATTTGAAGTTAGTGATTATGAAATCTCAAATGAAGGGATAAGTTATAGTTATAATACCGTTAAGTATTTTAGTGAACTATATAAAAATGAAAAAATCTATTTTATTATTGGAACAGATAGAGCGAAAGATTTAAAAAGATGGTATAATATAGAAGAACTATCTAAACTTGTAACATTTATTTTTGTAGCACGAGACGAAGAGGATTTGTATGAGGTAGTAAATGGAGATGTATTTTATAAATCTATAAGTTATGAGATAATGAGGACTCCAATAATAGAGATAAGTTCTAGTTTAATTAGAGATAATTTAAAAAATAAGAAAAGTATTAAATATATGATCACTGATGAATGTAGGTCATATATAGAGGAGTTGAGTTTATATGGAATATCAAGAAATTCAAAATAG
- the yhbY gene encoding ribosome assembly RNA-binding protein YhbY: protein MLKGKQKRQLRALAHHLSPIFQVGKSGVNSDMIQGIRDALEKRELLKVSILQNCEEDKDEVAKILSERTSSELVQVIGHTIVLYKQSSKEKYRKIELVK from the coding sequence ATGTTAAAAGGAAAACAAAAAAGACAATTAAGAGCATTAGCACATCATTTATCACCGATTTTCCAAGTTGGAAAATCAGGTGTGAATAGTGATATGATTCAAGGAATCAGAGATGCGTTAGAAAAACGTGAATTACTAAAAGTTAGTATTTTACAAAACTGTGAAGAAGATAAAGATGAGGTAGCGAAAATTTTATCTGAACGTACTTCATCTGAATTAGTTCAAGTTATTGGACACACAATTGTATTATACAAACAAAGCTCTAAGGAAAAGTATAGAAAAATAGAGTTGGTGAAGTAA
- the yqeH gene encoding ribosome biogenesis GTPase YqeH, whose protein sequence is MSNKVYCIGCGVEIQSEDQNKQGYLPKSVVEKSIDGNLVCKRCFRLKNYNEVSDVQLGAEDFYQLIKTLSKKDALIVKVVDIFDFSGSWIEDVVDIVGNNKDIVLVANKLDLLPKSVKQNKVKQWLFKMLKAKGIKVKDILLISAIKNQGVEEAASRIDELRNGKDVYIVGATNVGKSTFINKLIELTTGDKNVITTSHFPGTTLGMIEIPLDRATSIYDTPGIILDYDIAHYLDAQSLKLVMPKKEIKARVFQLNAEQSLFFGGMARMDFVEGERQSFTLYASNLVEIHRTKLSNADALFEKHLGTLLKPPFEDNISIFNNQVKKSFTIDSRKMDIVISGLGWITVNSDSGCKIDIHVPEEIEVFVRESII, encoded by the coding sequence TTGAGTAATAAAGTTTATTGTATAGGTTGTGGTGTTGAAATTCAAAGTGAGGATCAAAATAAACAAGGCTACTTACCAAAAAGTGTTGTAGAAAAAAGTATTGATGGTAATCTTGTTTGTAAAAGATGTTTCAGATTGAAAAATTATAATGAGGTATCTGATGTTCAACTAGGTGCTGAAGATTTTTATCAACTTATCAAAACATTATCGAAAAAAGATGCATTAATAGTAAAAGTTGTAGATATCTTTGATTTTTCTGGAAGTTGGATTGAAGATGTAGTAGATATCGTAGGAAATAATAAAGATATTGTCTTAGTAGCTAATAAACTAGATTTACTACCGAAATCAGTTAAACAAAATAAGGTGAAACAATGGTTGTTTAAGATGCTTAAGGCGAAAGGAATTAAAGTAAAAGATATTCTATTAATTAGTGCAATAAAAAATCAAGGTGTAGAAGAAGCTGCTAGTCGTATAGATGAGCTTCGTAATGGTAAGGATGTATATATTGTAGGTGCGACAAATGTTGGTAAGTCTACATTTATTAACAAACTTATTGAACTTACAACTGGGGATAAAAATGTTATTACAACATCTCACTTCCCTGGAACAACACTTGGAATGATCGAGATACCTTTAGACAGAGCTACTAGTATTTATGATACGCCGGGTATCATATTAGATTACGATATTGCTCATTATCTAGATGCACAAAGTTTAAAATTAGTAATGCCTAAAAAGGAGATTAAAGCTCGCGTATTTCAATTGAATGCTGAGCAAAGTTTATTCTTTGGTGGTATGGCTAGAATGGACTTTGTAGAAGGTGAGCGTCAAAGTTTCACTTTATATGCGTCTAATTTAGTAGAAATTCATCGTACAAAACTTAGTAATGCAGATGCATTATTTGAAAAACATTTAGGAACGTTATTGAAACCACCATTTGAAGATAATATTTCAATATTCAATAATCAAGTTAAGAAAAGTTTCACTATTGATAGTAGAAAAATGGATATTGTAATTTCTGGATTAGGTTGGATAACGGTTAATAGCGATAGTGGATGTAAGATTGATATTCATGTTCCAGAAGAAATTGAAGTGTTTGTACGTGAATCAATAATATAG
- a CDS encoding YqeG family HAD IIIA-type phosphatase, with amino-acid sequence MVLKRYFSPDDFVEKYEFIDVEYMNMHNKKVIISDLDNTLISWDSKKDTKELNKWLKKMKKAGFDIIVVSNNTEERVEEFCKKLNLQYVAGAKKPLTIGFKRALKKLNRKPEEAIILGDQVLTDVLGAKSFGAMSVLVKPISKTDAFKTRINRFFEALIIHNLTRRKAFPKMKKVGYRLKHKKENSGGHIE; translated from the coding sequence ATGGTACTAAAAAGATATTTTTCACCAGATGATTTTGTAGAAAAGTATGAGTTTATTGATGTTGAGTATATGAATATGCACAACAAAAAAGTAATTATTTCAGATTTAGATAATACTTTAATATCATGGGATAGTAAGAAAGATACTAAAGAATTGAATAAATGGCTAAAGAAGATGAAGAAAGCTGGTTTTGATATTATTGTTGTATCTAATAATACAGAAGAGCGTGTTGAAGAATTTTGTAAAAAATTAAATCTTCAATATGTTGCGGGTGCAAAGAAGCCTTTAACTATCGGTTTTAAAAGAGCACTAAAAAAATTAAATAGAAAGCCAGAAGAAGCAATTATTTTAGGAGATCAAGTTTTAACTGATGTTTTAGGAGCGAAAAGTTTTGGAGCCATGAGTGTATTAGTTAAACCAATTTCAAAGACAGATGCTTTTAAAACTAGAATTAATAGATTTTTTGAAGCATTAATAATACATAATCTAACTAGAAGAAAAGCATTTCCTAAAATGAAAAAAGTAGGATATAGATTAAAACACAAGAAAGAAAATAGTGGAGGCCATATTGAGTAA
- a CDS encoding phosphatidylserine decarboxylase: MLKKKMFQLCVELTNGNMSSKALKKLTKSNLSRLMIQPFAKVYDINTDEILDEIDDFKNLNEFFIRKLRPDARPINLDENSLVSPTDGVISEVGVISEERTFVVKNQVYNVQTLVGDSELADKYKDGTYMIIYLSPKNYHRIHFPMNCQVKDAYSLGKYSYPVNNLGLELGDNILSYNYRQVYKLSGKINYTLIPVGAQNVNSIIPTYESIYVKKGEELGYFEFGSTVVLLFEKDNIILEENLENKEIKMGEKIATIL; encoded by the coding sequence ATGTTAAAGAAGAAAATGTTTCAACTTTGTGTTGAATTAACTAATGGAAATATGAGCTCTAAAGCTCTGAAAAAATTAACAAAATCTAATCTAAGTCGATTAATGATACAACCATTTGCTAAGGTATATGATATTAATACTGATGAAATTTTAGATGAAATTGATGATTTTAAAAATTTAAATGAATTTTTTATTAGAAAGTTACGCCCAGATGCTCGACCAATCAATCTAGATGAGAATTCACTTGTAAGTCCAACTGATGGAGTGATTTCTGAAGTAGGTGTTATTTCTGAAGAAAGAACATTTGTTGTGAAAAATCAAGTTTACAACGTTCAAACATTGGTAGGAGATAGTGAGTTAGCGGATAAATATAAAGATGGTACATACATGATAATATATCTTAGTCCTAAGAATTATCACCGTATTCACTTTCCTATGAATTGCCAAGTAAAGGATGCTTATAGTCTTGGTAAATATTCATATCCAGTTAATAATCTTGGGTTAGAATTAGGAGATAATATACTAAGTTATAACTACAGACAAGTGTATAAATTAAGTGGAAAAATCAATTATACACTAATACCTGTAGGGGCTCAAAATGTTAACTCAATTATTCCTACATATGAGAGTATCTATGTGAAAAAAGGAGAAGAGTTGGGTTATTTCGAGTTTGGTTCAACAGTTGTATTACTGTTTGAAAAAGATAACATAATCTTAGAAGAAAACTTAGAGAATAAAGAAATCAAGATGGGAGAGAAAATAGCAACTATTTTATAG
- a CDS encoding TetR/AcrR family transcriptional regulator: MTSVQDIIKKAKAPKGSVYYYFPKGKDEIYLEALDKINSNVKKEFKTISPKLGTLEEYLTAIFDLFISKGKACKRSGFSLTLLAMETAELSPIIAEKCSDILENWRLLLADGLFDRNLPEDVCNPVSEWLFTSIQGALTANRIHKDEAFLFNIKSSIKFVSTSSPETLREIFSKSDEDEVVA, encoded by the coding sequence CTGACAAGTGTTCAGGATATAATTAAAAAAGCTAAAGCCCCTAAGGGAAGCGTATACTACTATTTTCCAAAAGGAAAAGATGAAATTTATCTAGAAGCATTAGATAAAATCAACAGTAATGTAAAAAAAGAATTTAAAACAATTTCTCCAAAATTAGGGACTTTAGAGGAGTATTTAACAGCTATTTTTGATCTTTTTATATCAAAAGGGAAAGCTTGTAAACGTAGTGGTTTTTCACTTACATTATTGGCGATGGAGACTGCAGAACTTTCTCCAATAATCGCTGAAAAATGCAGTGATATTCTTGAAAATTGGCGTTTACTACTTGCTGATGGTTTATTCGATAGAAATCTACCAGAAGATGTTTGTAACCCTGTTAGCGAATGGTTATTCACTAGTATCCAAGGTGCATTAACTGCTAATAGAATTCACAAAGATGAAGCATTCCTGTTCAATATAAAATCATCAATAAAATTTGTTTCTACCTCTTCTCCTGAAACACTTAGAGAAATATTCTCTAAATCAGATGAAGACGAAGTTGTCGCATAA
- a CDS encoding truncated hemoglobin: MNLYEKIGEEKIDELVIHMYDDIIPNDDRINILFNDGFEKIKVEQKKFFRLFLGEPGHSVFATPDLRKKHMKLPISIKEAKYWLEDFELALDRLDIDPAIKKFVSQKINSLTMQMINTI, encoded by the coding sequence ATGAACCTATATGAAAAAATAGGAGAAGAAAAAATTGATGAGTTAGTTATACATATGTATGATGATATTATCCCTAATGATGATAGAATAAATATTTTGTTTAATGATGGGTTTGAGAAAATAAAAGTGGAACAAAAGAAATTCTTTAGGTTGTTTTTAGGGGAGCCAGGGCATTCTGTATTCGCTACTCCAGATTTAAGAAAAAAACATATGAAATTACCAATTTCAATAAAAGAAGCAAAATATTGGTTGGAGGATTTTGAATTAGCTTTAGATAGATTAGACATAGATCCTGCAATAAAGAAATTTGTGAGTCAAAAAATTAATTCATTAACAATGCAGATGATTAATACAATTTAA
- the metK gene encoding methionine adenosyltransferase — protein sequence MSKTYLFTSESVTEGHPDKIADQVSDAILDAILEQDPYGRVACETCVNTGLAVLVGEVSTTANVDFQQIVRDTINEIGYTDPNKGYSGDHISVLVGLDKQSPDIALGVDNSLETKQQKEENEVGAGDQGLMFGFATNETPTYMPLPIYLSQKLSKQLAEVRKNGTLTYLGPDGKVQVTIEYDVNHKVNRIDTIVVSTQHDADVTQEQIHADIKKYVIEPCLDKELLDENTKYFINPTGRFVIGGPVGDAGLTGRKIIVDTYGGFSRHGGGAFSGKDATKVDRSGAYMARYIAKNIVASGICDKAEVQLAYAIGVAHPVSIFVETFGTSKVDEGDIVKTIKEEFRLTPNGIIETLDLRKPIFKKTAAYGHFGREDVEFTWERTDKVDAFKKLLK from the coding sequence ATGAGCAAAACATATTTATTTACATCAGAATCAGTAACAGAAGGACACCCAGATAAAATTGCAGACCAAGTGTCAGATGCGATTTTAGATGCGATTTTAGAACAAGATCCATACGGACGTGTAGCTTGTGAAACTTGTGTAAACACAGGATTAGCTGTGCTAGTAGGAGAAGTTTCAACAACAGCAAATGTTGACTTCCAACAAATCGTACGTGATACAATTAATGAAATTGGATACACTGATCCTAATAAAGGATATTCAGGAGATCATATTTCAGTTCTTGTTGGTTTAGATAAACAATCTCCAGACATCGCACTTGGAGTTGATAATTCATTAGAAACAAAACAACAAAAAGAAGAAAATGAAGTAGGTGCGGGTGACCAAGGTCTTATGTTTGGATTTGCAACTAATGAAACACCAACATATATGCCACTACCAATTTACCTAAGTCAAAAACTTTCGAAACAATTAGCAGAAGTCAGAAAAAATGGAACGCTAACTTACTTAGGGCCAGATGGAAAAGTTCAAGTTACAATCGAATATGATGTGAATCATAAAGTAAATAGAATCGATACAATCGTAGTTTCAACTCAACACGATGCAGATGTAACTCAAGAACAAATTCACGCTGATATCAAAAAATATGTAATCGAGCCATGTTTAGATAAAGAATTATTAGATGAAAATACTAAGTACTTCATCAATCCAACAGGAAGATTCGTAATCGGTGGACCAGTAGGAGATGCTGGACTTACAGGACGTAAAATTATTGTTGATACATACGGTGGATTCTCACGTCACGGTGGTGGAGCATTCAGTGGTAAAGATGCGACTAAAGTAGATAGATCAGGAGCATATATGGCTAGATATATTGCCAAGAATATCGTAGCTAGTGGAATCTGTGATAAAGCTGAAGTTCAATTAGCTTACGCAATTGGAGTGGCTCACCCAGTATCAATCTTTGTTGAAACATTCGGAACTTCAAAAGTTGACGAAGGGGATATCGTTAAAACTATTAAAGAAGAATTCCGTTTAACACCAAACGGAATCATCGAAACTTTAGACTTAAGAAAACCAATCTTTAAGAAAACAGCTGCATATGGTCACTTTGGACGTGAAGATGTAGAATTCACTTGGGAAAGAACTGACAAAGTGGATGCATTCAAAAAATTATTAAAATAG